DNA from Helicobacter pylori:
GCTTTTTATTTAATTTTGAGATTCAAAAGATTGATTTTAAGGTTGTGATGGACGCTTTAGGGCAGATGTTCTTTTCTTTGAGTTTGGGGGTAGGCACGATCATTACTTATTCAGCTTTCACGCCTAAAAAAGAAAATCTATTCAAAAGCTCTTTATTTATTGTCTTGCCCGGTATTTTAATCTCTTTGATTGCTGGGGTGATGATTTTCACCTTTGTGTTTGAATACCATGCAGATGTGTCTCAAGGGCCAGGGCTTGTTTTTATTTCCTTACCTTTGACTTTCGCTAAAATGGGAATAAGCGGACAGATTGTATCGCTTTTTTTCTTTATAGCACTTGTTTTTGCCGGGATCACTTCTACGGTTTCTTTGATAGAGCCTTTAGTGCTTTATCTCATTAATCGTTTTAATTTTTCGCGCACTCAAGCGTCGCTATGGATAGGGATTGTTGTGTATGTTTTAGGCGTTTTAGTCATTCTTTCTATGAATGAACGATACGCTAAGTTTTTGAGCTTCGCTCATAAGAGCGTGTTCGGGTGGCTGGATTTCATCACTTCTTCGTTTTTAATGCCCTTGGGAGGCTTGTTTTCAGTCTTATTTGTGGGGTGGGTTTTAAATAAAAAGCGCTCTTTTTTAGCCACGAAGCACTTCTTTAATATAAGCGCCTTTAAAGCGTGGCATTTTAGCGTTCGTTTTATCGCGCCTGTAGTGATTTTAGCGATTTTCATCTTGCAATTTAAGTGAAATAAGGATGCTTGATGAAAAGCGTTTTGCTCTTTATGATTTTTGTAGTTTGTCAGTTAGAAAGCAAAAAATTTTCACAAGATAATTTTAAGGTGGATTATAACTACTATTTGCGCAAACAGGATTTACACATCATTAAAACGCAAAACGATTTGTCCAATGCCTGGTATCTCCCTCCACAAAAAGCCCCCAAAGAACATTCTTGGGTGGATTTTGCTAAAAAATATTTAAACATGATGGATTGTCTAGGCACTTATTTCTTGCCTTTTTATCATAGTTTCACCCCCATTTTTCAATGGTACCACCCTAATATCAACCCGTATCAACGCAATGAGTTTAAATTCCAAATCAGTTTTAGAGTGCCTGTATTTAGGCATATTCTTTGGACTAAAGGCACGCTT
Protein-coding regions in this window:
- a CDS encoding sodium-dependent transporter; the protein is MGKFSKLGFILATLGSSIGLGHIWRFPYMVGHNGGSAFVLLYLVLTLSLGIAMLLVEMLIGNLGKKDVVSNYQILDPKRKKYYPFTSFFILGGPLILSFYAVVLGWVLYYLFVVTFDLPKDLEQAKMQFSMLQNGSLIWPVIGFSACLLPTIWFVSRGIEEGIEKLNVVLMPLLFVIFIGLLIYAMTLESMPKALRFLFNFEIQKIDFKVVMDALGQMFFSLSLGVGTIITYSAFTPKKENLFKSSLFIVLPGILISLIAGVMIFTFVFEYHADVSQGPGLVFISLPLTFAKMGISGQIVSLFFFIALVFAGITSTVSLIEPLVLYLINRFNFSRTQASLWIGIVVYVLGVLVILSMNERYAKFLSFAHKSVFGWLDFITSSFLMPLGGLFSVLFVGWVLNKKRSFLATKHFFNISAFKAWHFSVRFIAPVVILAIFILQFK